GGCGATGGTCACCGCTCTCGGCGGTGAATGGATGACCGTGGCCACCGCCGATGCGCAGGGGCGCGAACGTCAGGCCCGTTATGGCTGGTGCGCTGGCCAGGCGGTGATGGAAATGAGCGCGGCCAGTGGCCTGGCCCTGGTGAATGACCTGAAGCTGAATCCCCAGATCGCCAGCACCTACGGCACGGGGGTGATGCTGAAGCACGCGCTTGATCGTGGGGTGAAAAAGATCATCATCGGCATCGGCGGCAGTGCCACGAATGATGGTGGCCTCGGCATGGCGGCGGCGCTGGGCTATCGTTTCCTGGATACCGCCGGGCAGGATGTCCCCGCCGTGCTGGCAGAGGTGCTGCGCATACGCCACATCCAGTCACCATGCGCCACTTTTTGCCCCATCCTTGTCGCCTGCGATGTGGACAATCCCTTGTTAGGTGAAAAAGGAGCCACCCGTGTTTATGGGCCGCAAAAAGGCGTGACGGAGCCTTTGTGGTTCGAGGAAAGGCTGGAGCATTTAGCAGACCTCGTCGCGCGGGACCTGGGCACAGATCCGCGCGAGGTGCCGGGGGCTGGGGCAGCCGGTGGCCTGGGCTGGGGACTGATGGCCTTCATGGGCGCCCGGTTGACCAACGGCTTTGACCTCGTGGCTGAGCAGATCGGCCTGGAATCCCGCGTGGCACAGGCGGATCTCGTCATCACGGGGGAGGGGCGTCTGGATGCCCAGACCCTGCATGGCAAGGGGCCCGTGGGCATCGCCCAAATGGCCCGGAGACTGGGGAAAAAAGTAGCCGCTTTTGCCGGCGGGATCGAGGACTCCCCCGCCTTGCAGGCGCAGTTTGATTTCACTCGCGCGACCAAACCGGCCTCGATGCCTCTGGCTGAGGCGATTGCACGAGCCGAGGAATTGCTGGCCGTCGCCGTCCGCGAAAGCTCGGGGGAGATCGGCCGCCTGCTGGGACGGTGAGCGCAGTTTTCGGTTTTCAGGGGTCAGTTTTCAGTCACTATCATGCCTGACTTTGGGGCTGAATCCCGAACACTGAAAACTGAATACAGAATACCGACATCACGATGCCAAAACAAGCCGTCCTCCTCTTCGCTGGTCAAGGTGCCCAAAAAGTGGGCATGGGAAAAGATCTCGCCGAGGCCTACCCCGCCGTGAGCGACCTGCTGTCCCAGGCTGATGCCGCGATCGGCTACCCGCTCTCGCAGATCATGTTTGAAGGGCCGATGGAGGAACTGACGAAGACCAGCCGCTGCCAGCCCGCGCTTTACGCCCATGGCCTCGCCTTGCTGGAAGTGCTGAAGTCCAAAGTGCCCGATCTGGAGATCACCGCCACGGCGGGCCTCTCCCTTGGCGAATTCACCGCTCACGCTGCTGCAGGCACCTTTGATTTTGCTACGGGTCTGAACCTCGTTTTCCAGCGTGGCAGCTTCATGGAAGAGGCCTGCGATACCACCCGCGGTGCCATGTTGGCCATGCTGGGTGGCGAAGAAAGCACCATCCGCGAGCTGGCTGCCGAATGCGATGTGGACGTAGCCAACCTGAATGCCCCGGGCCAGATCGTGCTTAGCGGTAGCGTGGAAGGCATCGAAGCTGCCGCTGCCAAGGCAAAGGACAAGGGCATCAAACGCGCCATCCCGCTGCCTGTCGCCGGGGCCTACCACAGCCGCCTGATGAAAAGCGCCCAGGACAAGCTGGCTGTCGCCTTGGAAAAAGCCACCATCGTCAGCCCCGGCGTGCCTGTGGTTTGCAATTTCGAAGCCCGCCCCGTAAACCGTCAAGAAGAGATCCGCGCCACCCTCACCGCCCAGGTCACCGGCAGCGTCCGCTGGGTGGAGTCCATGCAGCACCTCATCTCCCAGGGCCATACCCTGTTCATCGAGCTCGGGCCGGATGCCACCCTGGCTGGCCTCATGGGCAAGATCGATAAAACGGTGAAAGTCATCTCCATCAAGGACACCGCGACGCTGGATGCAGCCGTGGCGGAGCTGAATGCTTGAGACAGATGCACGTGAGGCAGGAGGGAGCGACGAATAATAATCTGAACGACAAACCGTCGGTTTCGTCTATCCTTCCTGAACCCCCAACCCTGTTATGCTCGAAATTTTCGAAAGTCCCCTGAACACCTTTGGCATGGGCTTTGCCCTCGGCGCCATCTTCTTGGTCATGGCCTACTTCAGCCACTGGAAGACCAAAGGCGAGTTCAAACGCTACAAGTCCCACCTCAGCGACAAACTGGAGCTGGATGCCAAACAACTCCAGGATACCAATAAGGAACGTGCCCGTCTGGCCCAGGAAAATGAGCACCTGCGCATTCAGGTGAACCGCCTGAACGAGCGCCCGGACAACAAGCTGCAGCGCGAACTGGAAGTGCTGGCCCGTGCAGAAAAGCACATGCTCATCAATGCACCCGGCTTTGCCCCTGCGTGGGAAATGGCCAAATCTCAGGCACTCTCGCAGATGGAGACTGAGGAAAAAGGCATGTCCTTCCCCCAAAAGATCTTCCGCAAGCTCATCGGCCCAGGGGCCAATGGCAATGCGGCCCTGCCTGAAAATGGCAGCAGCCACAACAAATCCGGCAGCACTGAGACAGCCACGACGACCACTGCTGTCTAAGTTTGCAAGGCAGTTCTAAATTCAATCAGGCCCGGTGAACCCACCGGGCTTTTTTGCGCTCAAAAGTAGCCCGCACAGTCCCTGTGCGGATAGCAATCTCGAAGCTCCTGCGCCTCCACCTAACCAAAGGTACAATTTTTCCACCCATCACACCAACCAAGTCGCCAATCCCAGAAACACCCCCATGCTCACCACATCCGTGGCCGTGGTGAGGAAGATGCTGGAGGCTGTGGCGGGATCTGCCCCCAGCTTTCGCAGGGTGAGGGGAATGAGCGCCCCACACAGGCCGCTGACCACACAGCTGGCTACCATGGAAAGCAGGACGACGATGCCCAGCATCAACGCCTTGGGATTTTGCTGACTGCTCGCATAAAGAAACATGCCGATGCCTGCCGTCAGGCCCACGAGGGCACCATTCAGCAGGCCCAGCGTGCCTTCCTTCATCACCAGTCGTCTCTCATCGCCTGCCTTCAGATCTCCCAAGGTCATGCCTCGCAGGGCCACAGCCAGCGCCTGACAGCCGGTATTGCCAGACTGGCCGGCCAGCACCGGGAGAAAGGCGGCCAGCAGGACCAGGCGATCCAGCGTCGGCTCAAAGTAACCTACCACGCCCGCCGCGAGGAAGGCGGTGACGAGGTTCACCTGCAGCCATGGGTGGCGAAAGCGCAGGCTGCGCCAGAGGGGCGTGCTCAGGCGTTCCTCATCATTCACCCCCATCATCGTTCCCGCCTGAGCACTGATCTCGATGGCACGGGCTTCAAAGAGGTTTTGCCCTCGCACCAGGCCCAGCAGCCGCCCTTCAGCATCGCAGACGGGGTAAACGGGCAGGTGGCGGTTCACCGTCTGCTTCATCGCCTCAGTCAGCTCCATGTCAGGGCGCAGGGCAAAGATGCTGGTGTACATCACCTCCGAAAGCAGCGCTTCCGGTTTGCCTAACATCAAGTCGCGAAAGACCAGCACCCCCAGCAGCCGATTGGCATCATCGGTGACATAACCATAAGTGATGAATGCGCGCTTCGTTAGCTTGCGCAGCGCCTCAATGGTGCCTTTCACTGTCATTGAGGGACGAAAGACGGCCACAGGTGGCTCCATCAGCCAACCCACGGAGTCTTCTGGATACTCGCGGTTGCGCATCCACTGGCGTGCCTTTTCGATGGGTGCCGCCGCAATGATGGCGCAGCGATGCTCGTCCGTCATCTCATGCAGCACTTGCTGGGCTACCATCGGGTTCAGGGCCTCCAGCACCCGCACCCCGTCCAGTGCCGGTAGGGTTTCCAGAAGGTCGGCGGCATCGTGGGGCGCACGCTCGCGCACGTCTTCGAGGAGGTTGGCATCGGCTTCCAGGTTCATGCCTTTAGAATTAATGCCGACTTGCCCCTATGTCCATCCAGGGGAGTTCCGTGCGGTGGAAAAGACACTTAAATATCGGAGTTGGGATTGCCCGCGTTACAGATTGACCCGGCAGGATTTGTATTAGCATATTATACCCATGCGTGTGCTTTTTTCCCTCTGCCTGCTTTTGCTCACCGTCGCGGTCCTCCCGGCAGCCGATATCCCGCCGGATGACACCACCATCGTCATTGGCGAGCGCGTGGGTCCCATTGAAAAAGGCATGACCCTCTTTGGTCTGAAAACGCTTCTCGGCGGCGGCAAGGTGAAGGCCGCAGACATCGAAGTGGGTGAGGGCGAAACACTCCCAGGTGCCAAACTCTTCGAAGGCACAGACAAGGAACTGGAAATCCTCTTCAACCCCGAAGGCGACGAAAAAGAGGTGTGGGACATCCGCATCATCGGCAAGGCCTGGAAGTTTGAAAACGGCTTGAAACTGGGCATGTCCCTGGAGGCGGTGGAAAAGATCAACGGAGGTCCCTTCATCATCTTTGGCTTTGGCTGGGACTACGGCGGCTACGCTAACCTCAAAGGCGGCAAACTAGACGGCAAAGTCAGCCTGCGCTTTGAACCCGGCAAAAACACAGACGAATCGTTGTCAGGAGATCAGGAAATTCCTACCACGAACGCAAAGCTGCGTGTCTCCAAACCCAAGGTGGAGTCCATCACGGTCATCTTTCGTCAACCTGCGGCCTGAAGAACTCTATGCGCATCTGGGATCTCCATTGCCACCTCAGCGGCGTCGCTGGCCTCATCCCAGAGGATCGCCTGCAAAACCTGCTGCGTTATGCAGATCGTGTAGGCATCGAGCGTCTCTGCATTTACATGGGCCTCAAGTGGGCTCTGGACCCTTCGCCCGATGACTTGGTGAAGCAGAACGACGAGGTGCTGCGGGCTTTGGTGAAGTATCCCGACCGTGCCTTCGGTTTTGTTTACCTCAGTGCCAAGCACATCGAACGCAGCATGGCCGAATTGGAACGATGTGTGGCTCAGGGCCCCATGGTGGGCATCAAGCTGTGGGTAGCAGGCCGCTGTGATTCCCCGGAGATTGATCCGCTGATCCAGCGAGCGGCGGAATTGAAGGCGGTGATCTTTCAGCACACTTGGTTCAAGACGGGCGGCAACTTTCCCGGAGAATCCACCCCGGATGATTTGGTGGCCCTGGCTCGCCGTTTCCCCAAAGTCCCCATGATCTGCGGCCATACCGGCGGCACCTGGGAGCTGGGCATCCGTGCCATTCGCGAGCACAAGAACCTCTATGCCGACCTCGCCGGCAGCGACCCGACCGCAGGCATGACCGAGATGGCCGTGCGGGAACTGGGCGCACATCGGGTGATCTATGGCAGCGATGCCGGGGGGCGCAGCTTTGCCAGCCAGTTGGCCAAAGTTCACGGCGCACAGATTTCCGCTGAGGACAAACAGCTCATCTTTTGTGACAATCTGCGCCAGCTCATGCTGCCCATCCTCCAGCAGAAAGGAATCAAAGCCTAACCATGAGTGAGATAACGCCGATTTTG
The Prosthecobacter algae genome window above contains:
- a CDS encoding glycerate kinase, which produces MRVLIASDKYKGSLTATQVAQTIAQGLGETLPGIVCDLCPIADGGEGTTEAMVTALGGEWMTVATADAQGRERQARYGWCAGQAVMEMSAASGLALVNDLKLNPQIASTYGTGVMLKHALDRGVKKIIIGIGGSATNDGGLGMAAALGYRFLDTAGQDVPAVLAEVLRIRHIQSPCATFCPILVACDVDNPLLGEKGATRVYGPQKGVTEPLWFEERLEHLADLVARDLGTDPREVPGAGAAGGLGWGLMAFMGARLTNGFDLVAEQIGLESRVAQADLVITGEGRLDAQTLHGKGPVGIAQMARRLGKKVAAFAGGIEDSPALQAQFDFTRATKPASMPLAEAIARAEELLAVAVRESSGEIGRLLGR
- the fabD gene encoding ACP S-malonyltransferase — translated: MPKQAVLLFAGQGAQKVGMGKDLAEAYPAVSDLLSQADAAIGYPLSQIMFEGPMEELTKTSRCQPALYAHGLALLEVLKSKVPDLEITATAGLSLGEFTAHAAAGTFDFATGLNLVFQRGSFMEEACDTTRGAMLAMLGGEESTIRELAAECDVDVANLNAPGQIVLSGSVEGIEAAAAKAKDKGIKRAIPLPVAGAYHSRLMKSAQDKLAVALEKATIVSPGVPVVCNFEARPVNRQEEIRATLTAQVTGSVRWVESMQHLISQGHTLFIELGPDATLAGLMGKIDKTVKVISIKDTATLDAAVAELNA
- a CDS encoding magnesium transporter codes for the protein MNLEADANLLEDVRERAPHDAADLLETLPALDGVRVLEALNPMVAQQVLHEMTDEHRCAIIAAAPIEKARQWMRNREYPEDSVGWLMEPPVAVFRPSMTVKGTIEALRKLTKRAFITYGYVTDDANRLLGVLVFRDLMLGKPEALLSEVMYTSIFALRPDMELTEAMKQTVNRHLPVYPVCDAEGRLLGLVRGQNLFEARAIEISAQAGTMMGVNDEERLSTPLWRSLRFRHPWLQVNLVTAFLAAGVVGYFEPTLDRLVLLAAFLPVLAGQSGNTGCQALAVALRGMTLGDLKAGDERRLVMKEGTLGLLNGALVGLTAGIGMFLYASSQQNPKALMLGIVVLLSMVASCVVSGLCGALIPLTLRKLGADPATASSIFLTTATDVVSMGVFLGLATWLV
- a CDS encoding amidohydrolase family protein, whose translation is MRIWDLHCHLSGVAGLIPEDRLQNLLRYADRVGIERLCIYMGLKWALDPSPDDLVKQNDEVLRALVKYPDRAFGFVYLSAKHIERSMAELERCVAQGPMVGIKLWVAGRCDSPEIDPLIQRAAELKAVIFQHTWFKTGGNFPGESTPDDLVALARRFPKVPMICGHTGGTWELGIRAIREHKNLYADLAGSDPTAGMTEMAVRELGAHRVIYGSDAGGRSFASQLAKVHGAQISAEDKQLIFCDNLRQLMLPILQQKGIKA